In Verrucomicrobiia bacterium, a single genomic region encodes these proteins:
- the nadA gene encoding quinolinate synthase NadA, with product MTTAATAQPVSALTLRPVDHSPRNEALAREILVLKKQLNAIILAHNYQIPEIQDLADYVGDSLGLAQQAAKTNADVIVFCGVHFMAETAKILNPDKIVVLPDRDAGCSLEESCPAEELAKLQATNPNFWTIAYINCSAAVKALCDVIVTSGNAEKIVNAAPKDKDLLFVPDENLGQWVMEQTGRPMTLWKGNCYAHVEFQRDAVLAARAQYPDARIVVHPESVREVRDLADAVCSTEKMVAYCRNSPAKRFVVVTESGIIHRMRKECPGKEFLCAPVFNVMKLPTDNCRCSECKYMKLNTLEKLRDCMKNLAPRVELPRPVLERARLPIERMLEISARPATAPTV from the coding sequence ATGACGACCGCTGCCACAGCCCAGCCGGTTTCCGCGCTGACCCTCCGCCCGGTGGACCACTCGCCGCGCAACGAGGCGTTGGCCCGGGAAATCCTCGTGCTCAAGAAGCAACTCAACGCCATCATCTTGGCGCACAATTACCAGATTCCCGAGATTCAGGATCTGGCGGACTACGTGGGCGACTCTCTCGGGCTGGCTCAGCAGGCCGCGAAAACCAACGCCGATGTCATCGTCTTCTGCGGTGTGCATTTCATGGCGGAGACGGCGAAGATTCTGAACCCGGACAAAATCGTGGTTTTGCCCGACCGCGACGCGGGCTGTTCGCTGGAGGAGAGTTGCCCGGCGGAGGAACTCGCCAAATTGCAGGCCACGAATCCCAATTTTTGGACAATTGCCTACATCAATTGCAGCGCCGCAGTGAAGGCGCTGTGCGACGTCATCGTCACCAGCGGCAACGCCGAAAAAATCGTCAACGCGGCCCCCAAGGACAAAGACCTGCTGTTTGTGCCCGACGAAAATCTCGGTCAATGGGTCATGGAACAGACCGGACGGCCGATGACGTTGTGGAAGGGCAATTGCTACGCACACGTTGAATTCCAACGCGACGCCGTGCTGGCCGCCCGCGCGCAGTATCCGGACGCCAGGATCGTGGTGCATCCCGAGAGCGTGCGTGAAGTGCGCGACCTGGCGGACGCGGTGTGCTCGACGGAAAAGATGGTGGCCTACTGTCGCAATTCGCCCGCCAAACGTTTCGTGGTCGTGACCGAATCGGGCATCATCCACCGGATGCGGAAGGAATGTCCCGGCAAGGAATTCCTTTGCGCGCCGGTGTTCAACGTGATGAAGCTGCCGACAGACAACTGCCGGTGCAGCGAATGCAAATACATGAAGTTGAATACGCTCGAAAAACTGCGTGACTGCATGAAGAACCTCGCGCCGCGCGTCGAACTGCCCCGGCCGGTTCTGGAGCGCGCCCGGTTGCCCATCGAGCGGATGTTGGAAATTTCGGCGCGGCCCGCTACGGCCCCGACAGTTTGA
- a CDS encoding SulP family inorganic anion transporter codes for MLQAFRPRIALPFLREMRGYSREKLRHDLIAGATLTLVSIPQAIGFALILGLPPVTVIVSVVVGGFVSALFFSSHHHVFGPTTSVSLITAATIAANPDLNLHPLQLAAYLAFLIGLTQFVAGMFNFGEVTKFISRSVVVGYTTAIGVLLIASQWHNFVGYASPAGEPFLSTFQGAVSAFAASNISWWSIGIGLLTLLIFEGIKRFRPTWPEALLGLAFLGIAARVFAAFHPEIPFRMVKDEGALTAILPKLTALPSLHDQFEILPHLANTAIAIAIIGMLEATAITKSLAAKSGQHLNPNQELIGMGAGNLAAGLFGVPPGSSSFTRSAVNYQTGAASQLSSMLSSVVVLLILLFVTPIFNYIPVAALAAHLMRVGYKLINRPQIRISVRATRSDAIVFFATLAAALFLRLDTAIYVGIGVALVLFLKKTSTPTLAEYVFSDTGHLIEMRDKQQRATPQISIIHVEGELFFGAADLFQEQVRRQAEDENIRVFILRMKNARHLDATTIMALQSLDDYLHKTNRHLLISGCRPDVTRVLRNSGLLAEIGEENVFPADANPTLSTRRALERAQKLLHGEGEIRIFYEREKLPVDDERALDYSI; via the coding sequence ATGCTTCAAGCCTTCCGGCCCAGAATTGCCCTGCCGTTTCTGCGCGAAATGCGCGGGTATTCGCGCGAAAAGCTGCGGCATGACCTGATTGCGGGCGCCACGCTCACGCTGGTTTCCATTCCCCAGGCGATTGGTTTCGCGCTGATACTGGGTTTGCCGCCGGTCACCGTGATCGTCTCGGTCGTGGTGGGCGGGTTTGTCAGTGCACTGTTTTTCTCGTCGCATCATCACGTCTTTGGGCCCACGACCTCGGTTTCGTTGATTACGGCGGCCACGATTGCGGCCAACCCCGATCTGAATCTCCATCCGTTGCAACTGGCGGCCTATCTGGCGTTTCTCATCGGCCTCACCCAGTTCGTCGCTGGAATGTTCAACTTTGGGGAAGTGACCAAATTCATCTCCCGTTCCGTGGTGGTGGGTTACACCACCGCGATTGGCGTGCTGTTGATCGCGAGTCAATGGCATAATTTTGTGGGTTATGCCAGTCCGGCGGGCGAACCCTTCTTGAGCACGTTTCAGGGCGCGGTCAGTGCGTTCGCGGCCAGCAACATCTCATGGTGGTCCATCGGCATCGGTCTGCTGACCCTGCTGATTTTCGAGGGAATCAAGCGGTTTCGCCCCACCTGGCCCGAGGCGCTGTTGGGACTGGCGTTTCTCGGCATTGCCGCCCGGGTGTTCGCGGCGTTTCATCCCGAAATCCCGTTCCGCATGGTGAAGGATGAAGGGGCGTTGACGGCCATCCTGCCCAAGTTGACCGCATTGCCCTCGCTCCACGATCAATTTGAGATTCTGCCCCACTTGGCCAATACCGCCATCGCCATCGCCATCATCGGCATGCTGGAAGCCACGGCCATCACCAAGTCCTTGGCGGCCAAGAGCGGCCAGCATCTGAACCCCAACCAGGAATTGATCGGCATGGGGGCGGGCAACTTGGCGGCGGGACTGTTCGGCGTGCCGCCCGGGTCGTCGTCCTTCACGCGGTCGGCCGTCAATTATCAGACCGGCGCCGCCTCGCAGCTTTCATCGATGCTCAGCAGCGTGGTGGTGCTGTTGATCCTGCTGTTTGTAACGCCCATTTTCAATTACATCCCCGTCGCGGCGCTCGCGGCCCACCTCATGCGGGTCGGTTACAAACTGATCAACCGCCCGCAAATCCGCATTTCCGTGCGGGCCACGCGGTCGGATGCGATTGTCTTCTTCGCCACTCTGGCGGCTGCGTTGTTTCTCCGGCTCGACACGGCCATCTACGTTGGCATTGGCGTGGCGCTGGTGCTGTTTCTCAAGAAAACCAGCACGCCGACCCTGGCGGAATACGTGTTCAGCGACACCGGCCACCTGATCGAAATGCGGGACAAACAACAGCGGGCCACGCCGCAGATTTCCATCATTCACGTCGAAGGGGAACTGTTCTTCGGCGCGGCGGACCTGTTTCAGGAACAGGTGCGCCGGCAGGCGGAGGACGAGAACATCCGCGTGTTCATCCTGCGCATGAAAAACGCGCGGCATCTCGATGCGACCACCATCATGGCGCTGCAGTCGCTCGACGATTATTTGCACAAGACCAACCGGCACCTGCTGATCAGCGGCTGCCGGCCCGACGTCACCCGGGTGCTGCGCAACAGCGGATTGCTCGCGGAAATCGGCGAGGAGAATGTCTTTCCCGCGGACGCCAACCCCACGCTCTCTACGCGCCGCGCCTTGGAACGCGCGCAGAAGCTGCTGCACGGCGAGGGCGAGATCCGCATTTTCTACGAACGCGAAAAACTGCCGGTGGACGACGAGCGGGCACTGGACTACTCGATTTGA
- a CDS encoding nucleoside deaminase — MNKEFMREAIRLSVQQMRAGQGGPFGAVVVRRGRIVGRGWNCVTSDNDPTAHAEISAIRAACRKLKTFRLDDCELYTSCEPCPMCLAAIYWARIRRVFFGNTRKDAAGIAFDDDFLYREVARPLGRRSLPMKQLLRSEALAAFTEWSAKADKIAY; from the coding sequence ATGAATAAGGAGTTCATGCGCGAGGCCATCCGGCTGTCGGTGCAGCAAATGCGCGCCGGCCAAGGCGGCCCCTTCGGCGCCGTGGTCGTGCGCCGCGGCCGGATTGTCGGACGCGGCTGGAACTGCGTCACCTCGGACAACGATCCCACGGCGCACGCCGAAATTTCCGCCATTCGCGCGGCCTGCCGGAAGTTGAAAACATTCAGGCTCGACGACTGCGAACTCTACACGAGTTGCGAGCCCTGCCCGATGTGTCTCGCGGCGATTTACTGGGCCCGGATCAGGCGGGTCTTCTTCGGCAACACCCGCAAGGACGCGGCCGGGATCGCGTTCGACGATGATTTCCTGTATCGGGAGGTGGCGCGCCCGCTGGGCCGGCGCTCGCTGCCGATGAAACAGCTCCTGCGCTCCGAGGCACTGGCGGCCTTCACCGAATGGTCGGCCAAGGCCGACAAAATCGCGTATTAG